One Halobacterium wangiae genomic window, AAAACAGTCCAACAACCGACTTGGCGCGGGCAAAGGGGGTTACGGGATGGTCGCTTTCGATGTGGTTCTCAAAGGTCCCAGTTCTGAACTCGTCTGCGCCCACGACGTGGACGTAACAACCAATAAGGAAAATCCCGACACCAACTGTCAGTGCGGTAGCTGCTATCTGGTTGGGGACTGCGGTGGATAGTGTCCCGGTGTGTCCAGCCAGCCCAAACGCGACAAAGGGACTGGCGACGATACTGCTCCAAACTGCGGGCATTCCTCGTGTCATATGTATTGATGTGGTTTGCTCGATTTACTCGTACTTGAAGCGCTGATAGAGGAGGCTTCCAACACTGACTGCGAACCCGATTACTGTCAGGCCCCAAGGTGTCAATGATTCCTTAAGAACACTGTCGCCGCGAGTGAAGAAACCCCGGTTTGACGTATCGGAATCGGGAGTTGTCTTACTCTCCGTGGGATCTGGTGTCGGTGTTGATTCCCCCTTGCTCATCGTTGTGGGGGTCTCGGTGGTGGTTGCTGAGGATTCAGTACTGGTAGCCGTTTCAGTAGTGGTGCTGGTAGTGGTTTGCGGAGATTCAGCGACCCTACGAATCGCAGAGAGGGACTCTGTCTGGGTGTCTGCGACGAATGCGTGGGTATCACTCAACGCAGGGGTAGAAATGGTCTCGTCATCCCCTTCACCAACCTTGTAGCGCCAATTGGTAACACCGGTAGCCAGCTTGATACCTGACACAACCAGGGTTTCACTGTCGTCCAGACCAGCGACTACGAGTTCGTTGTTCTGGATAGCGATATCTCGGTCTGGATTGATGCCTAAAGAGTACTGGCGCCGACCTGTATCCGCAGAGAATACGTGAACCCTCGAAGCGGCGGCAACGACGTAGTTTCCCGATGCTGCAGTGGCAGTAATACCATGGTCATCAAGCTTATTTTTCCAGGTCACAGTACCGTCAGCCACCTCCACACGAGCCAGGCGTCCCCATTGACTGCCAACGTACACTGCCCCATCTTCGCTGCTTATCCCAGTGGTGGAGGCCTCATGGTCCCAGTCACCCAAATCAACGCTCCACTCTTTAGCTCCCGAATCAAGCCCAACCGCTCGCAGTCCACTACTGCCTTCAGCGAAAACAACAGTATCCTCAGTGACGGCCGCTCGAAGCGGCACATACGTATCATTGCCCTCCTTGGTAGGCCACTGGGAACCGCCAGAGTCGAGGTCGAGGGCCCCGATTTTTCCGTCAAGTCCAAAGAGAAGCTTGTCCCCAACTATTTGGAGGCTGGTTACGTTCCCCGATACAGAACGAGTCCAGAGCTCCTTACCATCAGAGGGGTCAAATGCGAAGACGCTCCCACTTTCTGTTCCGACAACTACTGCGGAATCAGAGGCATCAATCGCGTATGCCGGAACGACCCCATTAGTTCCGGCCATCCATTCGTCTTCACCACTCTGCGCGTCACAACAGAGCAAGGAGCCAGAATTGTCGGCAAAGTATACCTTCCCGTTCTGAGCTACCGGATCAGAACCGAAGGTTGTGTTCTTTCTGGACCAGTCAGCTGTGCCTGGCTCGGCCGGGTTATTCCGGTTGCTGGCTGATGAAAGACGCGTACTCACCGTAGTGGCAACTATTCCCGAAGCGGTTGCAAGGACGGTGCGTCGTGAAAGGGTATGCTTAGTCATGGTGTTACAGTTAAGTCCCAAATTCAGACAGTTTGGTCTGGACTGACAGCTGGCTCAAACCCGAGTGAGTATTCCAAATCGGATACTCAGAGGAATTGAACTCAGCCAAGTCCCGCTCTAACCTCTGAATGTGACTATTGAGTTCCGACTTGGACAAGGTCTGGAGCCACGGGAACCGGTCCGAAGGCGGAGCCACAGGACCACCCTCTTCAGGATGGCTCCGTGAAGCCCTGATCAGTTCCTCCTTTGCGGCTCGGAGCTCGGCTTTAAGCTTTGTTTCGGTGGACATTGTATTTCCCAACGCTGTTCTCAACTCCGCCCGCTTCGCAATGGGATTGCCGCCATCAGTCGCGCGGACAGATCAGAACAGCGATGGAGCCACCGGAGTGACAACCATATGACCTACAACTGGTAATCGAATGATAATAAAAATACCGAAGTGGGCATGCTGTGGATCTATCACTTTAGAAGATTTCCGAGAGAAGAGGTCTTCCTCAAGACCATTGAACTCCACCAATAGCAAGGCGCGGCAATAACAGATTTATAGGGCCATACGTAGACCGACACCTATTCGGGCTTCTTCTCAGAACTCACGGCCGACGAAGAAATGACCTCGAACAGAGAGGAGTGCCTCGACGCCCTTCAGGAGGCGGTCGACGAACTCGGCCACGCCCCCACCGTCGAGGAGTACAAGACCCTCGACATTTCGCCCTCCTACAACACCATCGCGCTCCACTGTGGCGGCTGGACGGCCGCCATCGAGGAACTTGGCGAAGAACCCAGTACCGGCAGTCAGTACACGGAGCAGGACTGTCTCGACGCTCTCCAGGAGGCCGCCGACCAGCTCGGTGAGGAACCGTCGATGTGGCAGTACGACCGCCTCGATCTCCGCCCGTCGTCAAGCACGATTACGCACACCTTCGGGACGTGGAACGAAGCGAAGGTGGAAGCAGGTGTCCGTCCCGAAGACTGAGCAAGAGTGGCGACACTACTCTCCTTACCCGTGGCGGTAGTGCTTCCCTCGCCCAACCCCGTCTGAATAGACGAGTTCGTACTCGCTGAGCCGCCCCAGATACTTCCGCCGCGTCGACCGCGCGACGGGGTCCTGGGCGCGATCTTCGTACCGCGCGTGGAGTGTCCCGGCGTCCAGCTCGCCCGCCTCCCGGACGATCTCGTAGAGCAGGCGCTTGTCCGTATCCAACTCCCGAACACGATGCGCTCGCATATCTGCCCGGGCGTCCACCTCGACGTCGGCCACGAGCGCCTGCGTGATCTCCTCTCGCCCATCCGCAACCGCCTGCTCGACCGCGCTTCGCAACAACGCGATGCCCGCTCGGGCGTCCCCGGCGGCCAGGTCCGCAATGTGCTCGAGAGCCTCCTCGCGAATCACGCCCGGCCGCAACCCCGCATTCACGCGGCCCTGAAGGATAGCCGTCATCTCCGCCACCGTGTAGCGGTCTAGGTGGACCTTCCGCGCGCCGCCGAAGCGACTCTGGAGCTGCTGATCGAACTCCGCGAACAGCGCCTCCTCGTCGAGACACACCAGCAACAGCGTCACGTTCGGTTCCTCCCAGAGTGCCTGGAGGGTACTGTAATCCTCGAGGACATGGACCTCGTCGACGATCGCGATGAACTGCCCGTCGATGTCCCCGATGCGGTCGAGGAATCGCGACGCGTGCGAGCCCTCCTTGCGAATGTCGTAGGCCACCTCCGCGTCTCGAGCGAGCGCGTATAATGCGTCCGCCCGCGTGCTGTTCGACATCGCGTTCACGTAGGCGGTGGTGGTGTCGAGGTTCTCCTGCTGGAGCAGGTCGACCACGTAGTGGGCGATCGTCGTCTTCCCCGTGCCACTCGGCCCGAAGATGAACGCGTCCTCGCCAGCGAAGCCGTCCGCAACGGGGCGCAGCGTCGTCGTGAGCGCGTCGATCTCGCCTTCGCGGTGGTGGAGTTCCTGGGGGACGAAGTCCGGTTGAAGTGCGCGAGCGTCAGTGATCATGCTGACTGGGTGAATCGACCCGTCAAATGAAGGTGTCCCTCTATGAAGGAGTGGAGAAGAGGGTTGTTGAAGGGGATGTCCTTGAGACTATTCTCATCGTTGAGTATGTGAGGGGTAGAGTTAAAGACCCACAAGAGGAGGGGTAGTTGTCTTCGAGTATGAAATCCAACATCAACGAACGAGTATTACTGAAACAAACCCTGGATGAGGTCTTTGAGGACCACTCAAGTCCTTCGAATCTCTTGGACCGTCTCTATCAGAACGAGAAGGACAGCCTGCCAGAGGGCTTTCTGGATAAAGCAAACCCGCGAGAACCAGATGACATTCTAGTTATCCGCGGCACAAAGAGTCGGTTTGACCGCCGGACGTGGAAAGAGGACTTGCAGTTGACTGATGAAGCCTTCCATCAGGAGGATTTCGCAGACCCTCCTGATGGAGAGGTATCCCTCCCTGAGTTCAAAGATCTCCTATCAGATGACCACCAGAGTATTGTCTCCCATGAGTACGGTGACTGTCCCGCCTGTGAAGGAGCTCCTGAGAAACACTGCAATTCCTGCGATGGAGA contains:
- a CDS encoding PQQ-binding-like beta-propeller repeat protein — its product is MTKHTLSRRTVLATASGIVATTVSTRLSSASNRNNPAEPGTADWSRKNTTFGSDPVAQNGKVYFADNSGSLLCCDAQSGEDEWMAGTNGVVPAYAIDASDSAVVVGTESGSVFAFDPSDGKELWTRSVSGNVTSLQIVGDKLLFGLDGKIGALDLDSGGSQWPTKEGNDTYVPLRAAVTEDTVVFAEGSSGLRAVGLDSGAKEWSVDLGDWDHEASTTGISSEDGAVYVGSQWGRLARVEVADGTVTWKNKLDDHGITATAASGNYVVAAASRVHVFSADTGRRQYSLGINPDRDIAIQNNELVVAGLDDSETLVVSGIKLATGVTNWRYKVGEGDDETISTPALSDTHAFVADTQTESLSAIRRVAESPQTTTSTTTETATSTESSATTTETPTTMSKGESTPTPDPTESKTTPDSDTSNRGFFTRGDSVLKESLTPWGLTVIGFAVSVGSLLYQRFKYE
- a CDS encoding homing endonuclease associated repeat-containing protein, whose amino-acid sequence is MTSNREECLDALQEAVDELGHAPTVEEYKTLDISPSYNTIALHCGGWTAAIEELGEEPSTGSQYTEQDCLDALQEAADQLGEEPSMWQYDRLDLRPSSSTITHTFGTWNEAKVEAGVRPED
- a CDS encoding Cdc6/Cdc18 family protein; protein product: MITDARALQPDFVPQELHHREGEIDALTTTLRPVADGFAGEDAFIFGPSGTGKTTIAHYVVDLLQQENLDTTTAYVNAMSNSTRADALYALARDAEVAYDIRKEGSHASRFLDRIGDIDGQFIAIVDEVHVLEDYSTLQALWEEPNVTLLLVCLDEEALFAEFDQQLQSRFGGARKVHLDRYTVAEMTAILQGRVNAGLRPGVIREEALEHIADLAAGDARAGIALLRSAVEQAVADGREEITQALVADVEVDARADMRAHRVRELDTDKRLLYEIVREAGELDAGTLHARYEDRAQDPVARSTRRKYLGRLSEYELVYSDGVGRGKHYRHG